The following is a genomic window from Carassius gibelio isolate Cgi1373 ecotype wild population from Czech Republic chromosome B7, carGib1.2-hapl.c, whole genome shotgun sequence.
GAACAGAAGCAGCGATGGAAACATCAGAAACATGTCATTCAACTTGAGCTGCTTCTGAAGCTAGTGATATATTGAATATTCAAAATTTATTCACGATTATTTTAAAGATGAAACATATTTAACATGAAGTTACATCTGGGAACATCCTGATTATTATAAACTCTttttgtttgtccattatttttgCTTATATGTGTCTCTATAACACTGGATTAAGACACAAAGAGTCGGATGAGAGAATGATCAAACAGAGGACATTGTTACACTGCAGCTAAAATGTTGAAAAGTCCTAGAAACATTTACTTGGTCAGTAGATTAGTTATTTAgaaattaatgaaaattacaatacattacaatcatttttttaaatgtacatctataaataaattgttgttgTCATTGTAAATATCTATACTCACTGTTGTTGCAGATGAAATATCGTTCATCACTACATGGCAAATCCTCAAATTTTCCATTTGACATCATACCACAATAACTGGTTTCTGGTTGTCCAAGAGCCCAGTTCAGATAGAGCGCAGGTTCACCTGAAGACCACTGCCATTCATCACGACCCGTCTTCTGCAGCCCAATCCAGATATCCTGAACACTTGAATCATTCACACTCTTCTTCAGCTCGTTCGTGTCGTTCATGTTGTCAGCGGTGGCCAGATCTGTGTATTTCTCTCTGCAGTATCTCTGAGCTTCAGTCCAGGTCTTCTTCTCATTTATAAAGTGATACTGACGCTGAACACATTCAGATACGGAGCAGAGAGCTGTGAAAGAGAGACGCTGCTTTAATGCTTTTCATAACAGGATCAAACCTAATGAAACTAGAAATCATGaataaaaccacaaacacactcaccaAAGAGAAGAAGAATGAAATACAGAGTCTGGTCCATTTCTGAAGATAAAAGATGTTAGAAAACTCAGATGTTAAATATTCACTGATTCATTTTTTGGTGTAAAACATGAacagaatataatatatatatatatatatatatatatatatatatatatatatatatatatatatatatatatatatatataatctcaaaGTCTAATTCTAGTTAAAGAATGAACTTATGAGTTATTCTTACTTTAGCGGTCGTGTTTCTGTCCTGAGTCTGATGAGTCTCTTATTCAGCATCACATTATTTGTTTACTAGtctaaaaaaaaacctatttCGTATTCACTTCCTCTATATTTGTGTATTGGTCCATCTCTTTCCATTAATTTCCATACTTACATCTGTGTCAGTCAGTATCAGTCAATATGAAAATGAACCTTATTTAACAGAATTACATACTtatgaacattatttacattttgacacTTAAAACTAATTGgctattataatattatagcttCATTCAGttagaaatgcatttttattttactgttgagTCACTTTTAGATGgtgctttttaaaacaaacaacccACAGATGATCTGACTGATGAGGGCTGAGATCATTAGTGAAGAAGGTGATACTGACAGCCTTTAAAACCTCTGTTTGAGGATCCAGTGTGTGAGATGAAAGAAGATCTGTGACTATTGTGAGAAAGGTTttagaaattaaaagaaaagacaaGACGATTCTTGCCCTTCTTTTTCCTCTTCAGAGCCGAGGCCTCTGCTGGTGAAGATGAGACACAGCAGACATGAGCAACACAGACCAGTCTCC
Proteins encoded in this region:
- the LOC127962255 gene encoding macrophage mannose receptor 1-like isoform X2; the protein is MDQTLYFILLLFALCSVSECVQRQYHFINEKKTWTEAQRYCREKYTDLATADNMNDTNELKKSVNDSSVQDIWIGLQKTGRDEWQWSSGEPALYLNWALGQPETSYCGMMSNGKFEDLPCSDERYFICNNNKLIVIRENVTWSEALRYCRQHHVDLVSVHSEEMQRRVMNVVKLASTAEVWLGLRHSCTVGIWFWVSEDTVCYQNWAPGNGTSEEDCEHTVRSGAVQSGGDQRWISLPESHKLNFICSRY